The following are encoded together in the Gasterosteus aculeatus chromosome 7, fGasAcu3.hap1.1, whole genome shotgun sequence genome:
- the h2ax gene encoding histone H2AX — protein sequence MSGRGKTGGKTRAKAKTRSSRAGLQFPVGRVHRHLRKGNYAQRVGAGAPVYLAAVLEYLTAEILELAGNAARDNKKTRIIPRHLQLAVRNDEELNKLLGGVTIAQGGVLPNIQAVLLPKKTGQSAPTSGKAGKKASSQSQEY from the coding sequence ATGTCTGGAAGAGGAAAGACCGGAGGAAAGACCCGCGCTAAGGCCAAGACCCGCAGCTCCCGCGCCGGTCTGCAGTTCCCCGTGGGCCGCGTCCACAGGCACTTGAGGAAGGGTAACTACGCCCAGCGCGTCGGTGCCGGAGCTCCGGTGTACCTGGCGGCGGTGCTGGAGTATCTCACCGCCGAGATCCTGGAGTTGGCCGGTAACGCCGCCAGagacaacaagaagacccgcatcatcccTCGTCACCTTCAGTTGGCGGTacgcaacgacgaggagctcaacaaaCTGCTCGGTGGGGTGACCATCGCCCAGGGCGGCGTCCTGCCCAACATCCAGGCCgtgctgctgcccaagaagaccgGCCAGTCCGCGCCGACCTCCGGCAAGGCGGGAAAGAAGGCCTCCTCCCAGTCGCAGGAGTATTAG